The following coding sequences are from one Oncorhynchus clarkii lewisi isolate Uvic-CL-2024 chromosome 20, UVic_Ocla_1.0, whole genome shotgun sequence window:
- the LOC139376962 gene encoding leucine-rich repeat-containing protein 59-like → MSKNKVLNLKDKVDGNEMDLSLCNLTEVPVKELAAFPKVTVLDLSCNNITSLPLEFCSLSHLVKVDLSKNQLTVLPDDLGRLGNLQHLDLYNNKLTILPVSFSQLKNLKWLDLKDNPLEINLAKAAGDCLDEKQCKQCAAKVLQHMRILQEEVDKERERRLLKDKELEKKKETKQREREAKEREARKREKAEGKERKRKEYNAHMAALAVQEQKNKRKEEKKKRNGQMAADKKAAAESTPKAQRRSLIGLLFKLLLLVLLGLAGVVGVCHLTGLKEEAVCAPINIAVDDGLSWIREQEVDVRVRELVQEVDIRARELLQKLTSLAPHFLEPLGVAHTATEPVETLEN, encoded by the exons ATGAGTAAAAACAAGGTGTTGAATCTGAAGGACAAAGTCGATGGCAACGAGATGGATCTGAGCCTCTGTAACCTCACTGAAGTTCCTGTTAAAGAACTG GCTGCCTTCCCGAAAGTTACAGTCCTGGATCTGTCCTGCAACAACATCACCTCCCTGCCT ctggAATTCTGCAGCCTGAGCCACCTGGTCAAGGTGGACCTCAGTAAGAACCAGCTGACTGTTCTACCTGATGATCTGGGTCGCCTTGGCAACCTGCAACACCTGGATCTGTACAACAACAAGCTGACCATTCTGCCAGTCAGCTTCTCACAGCTCAAG AACCTGAAGTGGCTGGATCTGAAGGACAACCCTCTGGaaatcaacctggccaaggctgcAGGAGACTGTCTGGATGAGAAACAGTGTAAACAATGTGCTGCCAAG GTTCTCCAGCACATGAGGATCCTTCAGGAAGAGGTAGACAAAGAGAGGGAGCGGCGCCTCCTAAAGGACAAAG AACTGGAAAAGAAGAAAGAgacgaaacagagagagagggaggcgaaAGAGAGGGAGGCTCGTAAACGAGAGAAggcagaggggaaggagaggaagaggaaggagtaCAACGCTCACATGGCTGCCTTAGCTGTCCAGGAACAGAAGAataagagaaaggaggagaagaaaaagCGGAATGGACAGATGGCAGCAG ataaGAAAGCAGCAGCTGAATCCACCCCCAAAGCCCAAAGACGTTCTCTCATTGGCCTGCTTTTCAAGCTCCTCCTCCTGGTGCTGCTGGGATTGGCTGGAGTTGTCGGGGTATGTCATCTGACCGGGCTAAAGGAGGAGGCGGTGTGCGCGCCAATCAACATTGCTGTGGATGACGGCCTATCCTGGATCCGGGAACAGGAAGTAGATGTGAGGGTCAGAGAGCTGGTACAGGAAGTTGATATCAGAGCCAGAGAGCTCCTGCAGAAACTAACCTCTCTGGCGCCGCATTTCCTCGAACCGCTCGGCGTCGCACACACGGCAACGGAACCTGTGGAAACGTTAGAAAACTGA